Part of the Roseofilum reptotaenium CS-1145 genome, CCCGGTTGAAAGACGGTAGCTCCTTGCTTAACGGATTCTTCTACATCCACCGATCCTAAGAGCCGGTCTTCGGTAATACCGAGGGGAATTTGCACAAAAGGCGCGGGTATAATTTCAGTTTCTGTGTTTGCTTCTGGATGTAATGAATCATGGGGAGCTTGGTTCCAGAAGGAGTCTTTGACGATTTCGATCGCCGGAAGCAGGTTATGCATTGCTCTAGCCATGACTGATTTTGCCGTACCGCGACGACCGGCGATCGCCACTCCTCCTAAACCTGGATCGACAGAAGCTAGGAGTAGCGCCAGTTTAATGGCTTCTTGGCCGATAACAGCAGTTAAGGGAAAGTTTCGGGAGGACGTGGGGTTTGGGGCGATCGCAGAGGGAGACTCGGTAACAGGCATGGTATATCAAGAGAAGATTGTTGGCTAAAGTTAACCATCCTCTAGGATACCGAAAAAGGGGATGGGGGAGATAGAGGAATACAGGATAACGTAATCATGATTCATTCAAGTTAAATTCAAATGACGGATTACGACTCCCCCTGGAAAGAAGCCATCTCCTTATACTTTCGCGACTTCCTAGAATTCTTCTTCCCCAACATCGCTGCTGACATCAACTGGCAACGGGGTTTTGAATTTCTCGATACCGAACTGCAACAAATCAAACGGGAAACTGAAACCGGAAAACGAGATGCGGATAAATTAGTCAAAGTTTGGCGCACTGACGGCACGGAAACCTGGGTTTTGGTTCACATTGAAATTCAATCCCAGCGCCAAAGTAAATTTGCTGAACGCATGTACCTGTATCACAGCCGGATTTTTGACACTTACCGTCGCTCCGTTGCCAGTTTAGCCATCCTAGCTGATGAACAAACTCGATGGCGACCCACCCAGTATCAAAAAAAGCTATGGGGATGTCGCGCTCTCCTAAAATTTCCCATGGTCAAACTCTTGGATTACGATCTGAGTCAATTGGAGCATAATTCTAATCCTTTTGCTGCTATAGTTGCTGCTCACCGGGCTGCCCAACAGATGGGAGAGGATGTACAACAAAACTATCAGCGCAAATTACAATTGGTAAAAAGCCTCTATCAACGGGGACTGAGCCGAAATGATATCGTAGAACTATTTCGCCTAATTGACTGGTTGATTGCCCTACCAGCAAAAGAAGAGCAGCGTTTGTGGACAGAAGTTGAGAGTTTAGAGCAGGAGGATCAAATGCCTTATATTACCAATGTCGAACGCTTTGGAATCCAGAAAGGTCAACAAGTCTCTCTTGTTCGTGTCCTAGAAGCGAGATTTGGTGAGATTCCTTCATCGTTGAGGGAGCAAGTGAGTCAGATTAGAGACTTGGAAGCGCTAGAGAGGCTTTTGGCACAAGTAGTTAGCATTCAATCTCTAGAGGCTTTTCAATCTGAGTTGAACTCCTTGATTAGAGAGGAAGGGGAAGAATTTATGCCTTATATTACCAGTGTGGAGCGCTTTGGAATCAAGAAAGCCCGACTGGAAGATATTGTTCGTATCCTAGAAGTGAGGTTTGGCGAGATTCCCTCATCTTTGAGGGAGCAAGTGAGTCAGATTACAGATTTGGAAGCACTAAAGAGGCTTGTGGTGCAAGCAGTTAGCAGTGAGTCTCTAGAGGCTTTTGAATCCGAGTTATAGTTGATTTCAATAAGAATGAGACATGGTTGTAGGGGCGAAAAGTTTTTCGCCCCTACATTGTGGTATGATAACTCATGCTTTGGTTCTGATGGGGAGCAGCCATCAGAGGTAACGGGGAAAGCTTGGTGCAAATCCAACACTGTCCCGCAACTGTAAGGAGATAGAAGACATCATAAATCATCTCTAAGTCAGGATGCCCGCCGAAGTAAGTCTCTTTAATCACTATTCTGCGAGGTACAGAATCATGTCACAAGTTTATTCGTTTCGGTTTCTTTTCTCTTCTATCCCCCTTCTCTACAAGTATTGATACTCCCACAGCCCCTTAAAAAGGGGGGCAATAGGGAAAGTCCCCCTTTTTAAGGGGGGTTTAGGGGGATCTTCATAAAAGCAAAAAGTACCAATATTACGCGAACTAACAACTAAAGTTCCCCTTCAAAAATCATTGTTGTTTTTCTGAATCTATGAATCAACGCAAGCTTCTTTTTCGACTGATGGCTGGTTTTCTCGCCTTCAGCTTTACCCTCGTATTATCACTCTTCCCCGCACCTGCCCAAGCGATGCATATTATGGAAGGATTTCTGCCTCTACCTTGGGTCATTTTTTGGTGGGTTGTTTTTCTGCCCTTCTTTGGCTTAGGACTCTATCGCATTAACCAAACCGTACAAAAAAATCCCGAACTGAAACTCCTCCTCGCCTTATCTGGAGCCTTTGCTTTTGTACTTTCAGCGCTCAAAATTCCCTCAGTGACAGGTAGTTCCTCCCATCCCACAGGAACGGGTTTAGGAGCGGTATTATTTGGCCCGTCAACGATGACCGTTTTGGGAACTCTGGTTCTCTTATTTCAAGCTGTACTTTTAGCCCATGGAGGCATCACCACATTAGGTGCCAATGCCGTTTCTATGGCTGTGGTTGGCCCCTTTGTTGCTTTTGGGATTTATCGCTTGGTGATGTCGATGAGTCAACGGCAAACCCTAGCCGTTTTTCTGGCAGCGGGGTTGGGAAACTTAGCCACTTATGTGGTCACTTCCTTACAATTAGCCTTGGCGTTTCCTGTAGAAAATGGAGGCATTTGGGTCGCTTTTCTGAAGTTTGCGGGCATTTTCGCCGTGACTCAAATCCCCCTAGCAATTATTGAAGGACTCTTAACTGTCATGGTTTGGAATAGCTTACTATCCTATTCTCAACCGGAATTAAAACTTTTGAATTTAATGAAATCTGAACAGGTATGAAAATACAGCAAAATCAATGGCCAAACGGTCTGTTACTATTAACGATTATTGGGCTAACCGTCTTTCCCTTAATGACGATTAAAGATAGTGAATTTGGGGGAGCCGATGGCCAAGCCGAGGAAGTCATTACAGAAGTCAATCCCCAATATGAACCCTGGTTTGAACCCATGTTAGAACCGCCCGGTGGCGAAACAGAGAGTTTGCTATTTGCTCTGCAAGCGGCTCTTGGTGCAGGAATTATCGGATACGGAATCGGATGGTATCGGGGACGTTCTCAGTCGCATCCTTCTGGGGAAAATGACGCTACCGACTGATACTTGGGCGTATCAAAATGGTTTAAATCGGTTACCTCCAAGTCAAAAACTGGGGTTTTCTTTGCTCATGTTGGGGTTCGCTTTGGTGAGTCAACCTCTGACGCAAATTGCCCTCAGTTTATGGATGGCGGTTTGGACAATTGGATACGCTAAAATCCCGATGAAGTTTTATCTGAAATTGCTTCTGGGGGGCTATACGTTTGTGTTGATGAGTTCCTTGGCATTTCTGATTGATGTGCAGACGGTAGAGAGTGGTCATTTAGAGATTCCTGGACTCCTGATTGGTTGGTCAACCGGATCTCTGTATTGGTCAATTTCGCAAACAGTCTTGGATTTGTTTATCCGGCTGATTTTACGGGCAGTGGCTTGTCTCTCCTGTTTCTTTTTCTTGATGCTCACGGTTCCGATGGTGGAGATAGTTCAAGTATTGCGTCAGTGGCGTTTTCCGGAACTGTTGTTAGAGTTGATTTTACTAATGTATCGGCTGATTTGGGTGTTGCAAAAGACCGTTTCTGACCTGCGACTGGGACAAAAAGCGCGGGGAGGATATGGCAATTTTGCCCAAAGTTTGCGCAGTGTGAGTTTGTTGATTCGGCAATTGTTACATCGAACCTTAACGGATTATCATCGCTTTTCTTTAGGGGCGACTGCACGGGGATTTGAGCATAAATTTACAGTGTTGTCAATGAAACGGTATGAGCGATCGCCCCGTTACGAATGGGAAGCCCTCCTCGGATTTGTCCTCTTGCTGTCTCTAGAACTGTCAGGAATAGCACATGGATAACTCTAATTTGCTCGAACTCAGGAACGTGAGCTATTAC contains:
- a CDS encoding transposase — its product is MTDYDSPWKEAISLYFRDFLEFFFPNIAADINWQRGFEFLDTELQQIKRETETGKRDADKLVKVWRTDGTETWVLVHIEIQSQRQSKFAERMYLYHSRIFDTYRRSVASLAILADEQTRWRPTQYQKKLWGCRALLKFPMVKLLDYDLSQLEHNSNPFAAIVAAHRAAQQMGEDVQQNYQRKLQLVKSLYQRGLSRNDIVELFRLIDWLIALPAKEEQRLWTEVESLEQEDQMPYITNVERFGIQKGQQVSLVRVLEARFGEIPSSLREQVSQIRDLEALERLLAQVVSIQSLEAFQSELNSLIREEGEEFMPYITSVERFGIKKARLEDIVRILEVRFGEIPSSLREQVSQITDLEALKRLVVQAVSSESLEAFESEL
- a CDS encoding energy-coupling factor ABC transporter permease, which produces MNQRKLLFRLMAGFLAFSFTLVLSLFPAPAQAMHIMEGFLPLPWVIFWWVVFLPFFGLGLYRINQTVQKNPELKLLLALSGAFAFVLSALKIPSVTGSSSHPTGTGLGAVLFGPSTMTVLGTLVLLFQAVLLAHGGITTLGANAVSMAVVGPFVAFGIYRLVMSMSQRQTLAVFLAAGLGNLATYVVTSLQLALAFPVENGGIWVAFLKFAGIFAVTQIPLAIIEGLLTVMVWNSLLSYSQPELKLLNLMKSEQV
- a CDS encoding energy-coupling factor ABC transporter substrate-binding protein, whose protein sequence is MKIQQNQWPNGLLLLTIIGLTVFPLMTIKDSEFGGADGQAEEVITEVNPQYEPWFEPMLEPPGGETESLLFALQAALGAGIIGYGIGWYRGRSQSHPSGENDATD
- the cbiQ gene encoding cobalt ECF transporter T component CbiQ is translated as MTLPTDTWAYQNGLNRLPPSQKLGFSLLMLGFALVSQPLTQIALSLWMAVWTIGYAKIPMKFYLKLLLGGYTFVLMSSLAFLIDVQTVESGHLEIPGLLIGWSTGSLYWSISQTVLDLFIRLILRAVACLSCFFFLMLTVPMVEIVQVLRQWRFPELLLELILLMYRLIWVLQKTVSDLRLGQKARGGYGNFAQSLRSVSLLIRQLLHRTLTDYHRFSLGATARGFEHKFTVLSMKRYERSPRYEWEALLGFVLLLSLELSGIAHG